The sequence below is a genomic window from Colletotrichum destructivum chromosome 4, complete sequence.
GGGTGGCGACTTACAATGAGAGCCCTGACCGCCATATCCTTGCGGTTCAACATCCAGAAGACCCACGACGCGAGCCAGCGATTACCCTCCTTGGCTGCCACAGCAAGCACTTCCTCTTCCAAGAGCTTTCTCAACACCGGACCTTGGTCACCTTCATACACGCGCGCGATTGCCACAGCAAGCTGAAGGTCCTTGAGCTGGTTCAAACAGACGTTTACAGCGTCCTGCAAATGATCGGCAAGCAGGAAGAATGCTGCCGCATATTCTGCACGCCACAAACATTAGCATCATAGTATGAGTCAAGTCGCATGTAACCTACCGAACCGTCGCTTGCTGAGTAGGGCGTAAGCGTTCTTCAGAGCTGTCGTCCGCCACTTGGGCTCTTCAAAATTGTTAGCCAGCAACTTCTGCGTTGCCCCTTGCTCTCTGTTCCAGTGAGCTATGCGCCAGAGCCCCTGAAGAactgtcttcttcttcagggcTAGATAGTAGATGCTACAATCCACTGGGTTCTTCATATCGCTCTTGGTATATTCGTTGCGAGCCACGTTCTCGAATTGTGTGCGCTGCAGGCAATGTTAGCATACTTTGTGCCAACCATTGGCCAAAGGAACGGGAGAGTACTCACCAAAGCGTTGAGGTCACTAAGCCACATGAACATGCCGCTCTCTCGCGCATCCTCCCAGCGCACGGTACCGTGACATTGTTTGATAACGAAGTCAGTGAGAATGTCTTGGCTGGTTGAGTGGTAAGCCCAGTTAATCTCTCGCCACGACATCTGAATCTCGCTTGTCCGGCCCTTGCGGAGGCCATGCTGACGGAAAAACAACATGAAACGagcgccgttctcgtcgagTGATCTGCGTTGTTTTTCTACCAGGCCAACGCATTCCACAATATCCGCTAATTGTATTTGCTCGTGTCCCGAGAGCTGTCGAAGGCCGACCTTGGTCAGTCGCTCGTTGATGGCATGTGCAGTCTCCTCGCCAAACGTTTCGTCTGCCTCGTCTTTGGATGTTTGAAGACTGAAGTGAGACCCCAAATGGGCTTCTGACGCCTGTGATACCTGGTAGCGATGTCAGTGAGAGGTGTCTCCTGGTGGTTGCAATACATGAAAGTGCCCACCTCGTCCGTGTAAAAGACTGCCGGATCCAACCCCAGGTAGTCATCAACTGTCTCACCGGCAATGAGGAATTTGAGTGTTTGGTGCAGAGACATGAGCACGTTCCGCACCACCGTGCTTTTGCCGGCAAGGATACATTGACTCAGAAATTGAGGATGGAAAACCGGCAGCGGGCCATTAAACCTTTGAACGGCCTCAAAAAGATCCCAGACGCCGTTCTTCTTGTGTGGAAGTTGTAGGCTGCTGACCAGAGAACTGGATAAGTCATAGTCTCTCCCGTGAACAAACATCTGGTTGCCAGAGCCAATGACGAGGTGCCCGTCACCTAGCCATGTAGAGTCGCCTATTGGATGAGGCGTGAACTCACGAATGCTGATCTCCCGGACTGCAGCCCAAGCCGGCCCCTTGTTCAGGTAGTCAAAACGCATCTGGCAAAGCAGGACCACCTTGGACTGGAAACCTACTGCAAGTATCGATTGCGAGTCTGGCGTTGAGGTCCAGTCAAGATCCTGGATGGTGTTGTGCGTACCATAGTCCTGTGTGAACTCAAGCCGAGCGCCGCCGATGTCCCATATGAATAGCTGCGACCTCCCCGAATCAACGAGCGCAGCCTTCTTGAGAGTGCTTCCACTGACGAGAGCGGGCTCTGAAAGACCGGTCTCTGCTGAAGACGTGGAGAGCCACCCAACATGTTTTCCCGTTTTGTCCACCCTAGCTGTCCAGAAATCTACTCGGCCGGTATGGGTATAAGATATGGCGATATCCCTGGCAAAAACATCCAGGAAGCTTGATGTTACCGGCGCGGATCCTGCCGGATCAACAGGGAGCATGTAAGCGATTCCTTCGGCATCCTTCAGTTTGAACCTGCAAAATTCTCGTATCGACGTATCATCATGGCCATTGGTGTGTGCCTCAGTACGCTGATGCGAGTACCGAGGCAGGTTGACCTCCCAGACAAGTCCTTCTTGCTCCGAGGTAATCGTGGCAATCTGTGCAACGGCATAATTCTCAACCCTTTGCCGTGGTAGAATTAGGAGACAGAGTGGCTTCCCTGAAATCTCATACGGCTGTCGCTCTAATAAAATTGCCCTTTGTGGCCGGCAATCCCATAGAGAGATGGTGTCATGCTCCAAAAACACAACAAAACGACCCTTGCGTAAGACGCAAATGCGATGAATATGAGCGCTCCCCGGAATGACGCTCTGCCGCGAGAGGTTGTTCTTCTCTGAGTGGGTCCAGACAACGCATTCGCCCTCTTCCGTTCTAGACACAACAGCTCGACCACTGAAGTTTCGAACCATCTTTTTGATGGGCGCCGAATGACCGGACCAGATACAGCGCCGAGTGAGACGATTTTGCTCGTTGATGGTATCGAGGAACTCCACCAGGTTCGCTTCGTAGACATGAATCTGTCCATCAAAGTCATGGGCCAGTATATGTAGCCGCCCGGTCTGTCGATCGCAATAGCTCTGTATTTGAACGTGTAGACCAGACCGGATGTCGAGTAGGTGCGACTCGAAGCTTGCGACTTTGACAGCGGTCTTTGGTTTGTTAGTTCTCGAACCAACGTCTTCGAAAGCATATATAGTCATGTTTCCTGCGCCATCAGAAGCAACACAAAGTTCGGGGCTCTTGTTTGCAAGGGTTATCAAGTTCTCGAGAGCAGTGTCGCATTTGCCTTCCTGAACTGGACGACGCTGAACAGtgacctcggcggcagctGAAACCTCTCTCCCGTCGATGATGAATGAAGCCAGGGGTACTCTGGTAAGGGGAGATTTAAGGCTATGTTCTCGGAGTTCAGAGGTCAAATCGATGGCCCCCCAAAGATTCATGTGCCCAGAGGCATGCGTATCTGCGCCTATCCAAACGCGAACCACGTTATCGGCGCAAATAGTATAAAGAGCGTTTTCGACCGTTTGCTCGGCATGGAAAGGCTTCCGCCATCGAAGACTGGTGATAACGTCCGGGTGGCGCAAGTAGGCCAAGTCAAAGCGCACATCGTCGGCTCCATAAGTCAATCGGCGCCAGACCTTGACTAGACAATCTTGAAGTCCAACCGAAGCTATGTATGCCGAGTCGTACGAGAGCTCTGCGACCTTCAGGGGGTTCGGGACAGGCTTGTTCCATAACTGCGCGGGCTCGGCAATGGTCGAGTACAAGTAGAGGGCGCAATGGCCAACGAGGAGCTCTTCAGTACCACCCCAGCTTAAggagacgccgtcggcggcattTTGAGGATCGGGAATTGGAAATGATGATTGAAGGCCCCACTAAAAGGTAGATGCTTCGTTAGCTGCTGTGTGCAGCGAGCCAAAAGTGATGGATGCAGCGGAGGGACGTCGGCTTCAACGCACCTTAAGAGCATCTTCTGGCTGTCCAAACGGCCTGTAGACTCTTACGACAGATTGGGTACAGGTGGCAATCTTGCCCGAAGATTCATCAAAGGCTACGGCTTGCAAATGActcgggtcgtcgtcgtagatGGTCTGGAGAACGGTATCCGAATCGGTGAGGATGGTAAATGCGCTGCCGGTTATGTAGACCTGCAGGGGGGAGATTGTCAGCACTACAtgtgacgacggcgacgacaactATAAGGGCAAGAGAAGCGAGGGATGTGTTCATTTCTTACATTGAAGTGTCTCGTGTCCCAGAAGCCCGTCGCAAGAGCTTGGAGCCCAGACCTCGGTCTGCCTGGGAGGACTGCTCTCATCCTACTAGCGAGAGGACCACAGCAGCATTGCTCAGGTGGGTAGAAGTGGCGCGAGTGTCAGGGAACGCAATGCTGACTGAGTTGTTTAGGTGCTGTTGAGGTGGTATGGAGCGAGGACCGAGTTGGTTGTCTTGAGATGGGGTGAGGTGCGAGCTGAGCTATGCGAAAGATGGGCTtaaggtaaggtaggcaggtaggtaggcaagTAGCTCAATTGAAGTGCTTCacatacctaggtaggttgGGCTTTGGAGGATTTAGCATGTCGGCGATACGTACCTCTGCTATTCCAGAACATCTGACGAAAGGGGGGGTTCAGGAGCGCGTCGCAACCTAACAAACACCGCGATAAGATAAAGCACCCCGGACCTCAGCCAAACAATGACGCCAGCATACAAGTATGTATACTTACACGAGTTTTGTTGTATCGAATGCACACTAATCTAGGACTAGCATATTTGCGCCCTGAAAGCGCCTCCTAGGTACCCTACCCAAGTGAGGTGTTGGCATCTACTGATGGACGTGATGCTCCTCATCTGCACCACATGACAAGCAGATAACATCCAACATCCAACCTCCACCCTCAAACTGTTCTTAAGAGACACCAAAGCAGTCCTCATCTACTCATTAATGGTTTCCAACAAGCAAACATCTACAAAACCGCATCATATAATCCATGCTCGTCGAGGGCTGTTCATCCCCCGCCACCCATTCATCCAAAGCCTTCATCATTTCTTACTTTCTGCTGCTGGACCCTTCTGGCATGCTATCATCGGGCGCCCGTCGCGTATCTGCCACGGAGAGTCTCTGCGCCTGTGCAAAGGAAAGCCTGCTCAGCTGGCCTGTTGGAGCTGGAGGCATGCTCTGGTTGTAACGCTCCCGAAGCTGCCGCTCGAACGGCGTCGTTAGCGGCGCGAATGGTGTCATGGAAGGCAGCCTGACAGAAGATGCCATGCCTGTCCATCGCGTCGGCGTGTCCATGACGACCCCATCGACGTCGGGCCCTGACCCCGCGCCGTCATgatcctcgtcctcgacggccggaCCGACCTCTTGGATATTGGAACCCCTGAGTGATAAACCGCCGGCTCGCTCGTGAACTGCCCTCGAGAGTGGTACCGAGCTGTGACCGAGTCCGAACCCAACACCTCTCCGCGAACTTGCAAGGTTGGGTCGTGTGGCCGTCGACTGCTGCGACGTGGAGAAATCCCTATCCCCTTTCCAGCGAAGCAGAAGTCGCCGCACCACTTTCTTACTGTTTCTCTCCCGGACATCGAGTGCGACGTATTCGCGGCTCTTGAGCTGTAGCAAGGTCGATTGCCACTGGCTCCAATACCGAGACTTGAGTGTCAGTCCCCAGGCCTGATTGGCAAGGTCATGTGTCCCCGCATGGTCTTGCGACATGCTCCGCCATTCATTAACCCATGCGGCGGTCAAAAGCCTGCCTGCACCCCAATCGTTTCTGCTCTTGTCTCGCCATGTTTCCAGCATGCGAACGAGGCGAGCCCGTTCGACCACACCGTGATGTTGAATCGCCTCCCAGCTGATGTTGCCATGTGCACGAGTAACTGTCTTCCAGCGACTGAGGTGACCTTTAGTAAAGGTAGCCTTGACGTGTTTTCTGCACTGCGCGTATAACTTTCGAGTACTGGATCTCCAGGATGCCTTTAAGCGCCACGTCTTCAACGCGTGGGTGGCACTGACGTAGAAGCACCCACGCTTCGACCACGTATTGAGGCTTCTGTTGTAATCAACATCGAAATGCCATGACTCCAAGGCCTTTTGCGCTCCTTGATGCACTGCAAACCGGCGAGAGCTTGTGCTGGTCTTGGCCAACACCGAAGCCTGCCGTTGCCAATTGCCCAGGACCTTAGTTTTTAGCATGCGATCTGACAAGTCCATGAGGAATTTCCCGCCTCGCGGTTGCCGTGCCCGTGGCGCTTGGCCACCTTGAGAGTCGACATGCTTGCCACGGCCGTAGAAATTGGCCTCGCCAAGGGATGGCGGTGCCTGACAAGCGGCTTGCCATCTTGACAGGGAGCTACGAAGGAGCCTGACTCTCAACTTGGCCCTGAAGAACTCAACCCGAGTGTGCAAATGCCACTGACTCAGAGAACCGCAGACAACAATGAATCGGCGGAACGACGCAACGCCCTTGATGTGCGATGAAGCCTGACGGTGCCATATCCTGGTGGCCTGTGACAACTCCTGCCTCTGACGTAGGGCTTCAATATGTGGCTGCAGTCTTGAAGAAATGACGCAGGCTGAATGCCAGTGTTGTAGATAAATATTCAGAGAGCGGAACGGATGTTGAGGTTTAATGTGAGTTGGACAAGAGGCAGACCATTGGCTGAGAGCGTTCTGGACGGATTTGCGCTGAGCATGAGCTAAGGCGCAATGATCATTTAAGATCGCCTCATCTGCGCGTCTGAGCCACAGGGTTAGAAGTCGTGTGGTAAAAATGCGACGGCCCTTGAACCTGGTCTCGGCCGTCACGAGCTCCCACGAATCGAAGTGACGCATCCGCATGATATGTCTCCTGGCCACAGCTGTCCGTTCAAGCTTATCCAGAGCATGTTGCTCCCAATGGGATATTCCTCTAAGGAGTAGCAAATACCCGGCTGCCTTTCGTGATTGTCGTTCCAGTAGAGCATACCGTGCCTCAGCTTCCAGGTCTTCCCGTGTTTGCAGGCCATTTTCCTGTCCTTCCTCTTGTTCGACCTGGCTACCAGGTTCTTCGACAGGTTGCCCTTGCTCAAAAGAGTGTTCGGCTGGTTTGTGTGTGATATACCCCTGAACGGCTATCTTATGCCCCAAAGGCTGTTGAACGGCAAGTCCAGGCCTCGCCGGCTCTTGGACATCGGACTCACGGACTACGGGCTCGTTCTCAAGATGGACAACTCCGCCGCCATTTCCACTCGGCTCAGTGGTGTTATCCGGCGGTAGTAACCAGTTCACTTTCCGCACCGGTTTGGACCGGGTGAGCGCCGGGGTTTTGTTTTCGTTCTCCGTGTGACCGGCAATGGGAGGGTTTACAGGCTTAGCAGTAGTATCGCCAGAGACCTGTTGCTTGTTGTTACCGGCAATCGAATGGTTGTTTTGGCC
It includes:
- a CDS encoding Putative RAVE complex protein Rav1; translation: MRAVLPGRPRSGLQALATGFWDTRHFNVYITGSAFTILTDSDTVLQTIYDDDPSHLQAVAFDESSGKIATCTQSVVRVYRPFGQPEDALKWGLQSSFPIPDPQNAADGVSLSWGGTEELLVGHCALYLYSTIAEPAQLWNKPVPNPLKVAELSYDSAYIASVGLQDCLVKVWRRLTYGADDVRFDLAYLRHPDVITSLRWRKPFHAEQTVENALYTICADNVVRVWIGADTHASGHMNLWGAIDLTSELREHSLKSPLTRVPLASFIIDGREVSAAAEVTVQRRPVQEGKCDTALENLITLANKSPELCVASDGAGNMTIYAFEDVGSRTNKPKTAVKVASFESHLLDIRSGLHVQIQSYCDRQTGRLHILAHDFDGQIHVYEANLVEFLDTINEQNRLTRRCIWSGHSAPIKKMVRNFSGRAVVSRTEEGECVVWTHSEKNNLSRQSVIPGSAHIHRICVLRKGRFVVFLEHDTISLWDCRPQRAILLERQPYEISGKPLCLLILPRQRVENYAVAQIATITSEQEGLVWEVNLPRYSHQRTEAHTNGHDDTSIREFCRFKLKDAEGIAYMLPVDPAGSAPVTSSFLDVFARDIAISYTHTGRVDFWTARVDKTGKHVGWLSTSSAETGLSEPALVSGSTLKKAALVDSGRSQLFIWDIGGARLEFTQDYGTHNTIQDLDWTSTPDSQSILAVGFQSKVVLLCQMRFDYLNKGPAWAAVREISIREFTPHPIGDSTWLGDGHLVIGSGNQMFVHGRDYDLSSSLVSSLQLPHKKNGVWDLFEAVQRFNGPLPVFHPQFLSQCILAGKSTVVRNVLMSLHQTLKFLIAGETVDDYLGLDPAVFYTDEVSQASEAHLGSHFSLQTSKDEADETFGEETAHAINERLTKVGLRQLSGHEQIQLADIVECVGLVEKQRRSLDENGARFMLFFRQHGLRKGRTSEIQMSWREINWAYHSTSQDILTDFVIKQCHGTVRWEDARESGMFMWLSDLNALRTQFENVARNEYTKSDMKNPVDCSIYYLALKKKTVLQGLWRIAHWNREQGATQKLLANNFEEPKWRTTALKNAYALLSKRRFEYAAAFFLLADHLQDAVNVCLNQLKDLQLAVAIARVYEGDQGPVLRKLLEEEVLAVAAKEGNRWLASWVFWMLNRKDMAVRALISPVYTLVETPYAPDMRSKLFLTDDPALVVLYSQLRQKTLQTLRGASKVTPRVEWEFVLHSAKLYDRMGCDLLGLDLVRNWEFLKPASSMTNGLGGEVNPLKMLRRRSSLVVADLPMSSLHVAMRSGGSGKQSTTTVFQEPDSSSLLDSFGF